A genome region from bacterium includes the following:
- the rfbF gene encoding glucose-1-phosphate cytidylyltransferase, giving the protein MKAVILAGGEGARLWEETRSCPKPMIPIGDQPILWHIMQIYAAHGIRDFVICLGRLGNVVRDYFRDYRLYNSDVTVHTASGAIEYHSAPRDDWRVTLVDTGLGATTGERLARIRPWIAGDDAFCMTYGDGVADIDVARLVRFHRAHGLRATMTAVRPLPRFGIPDIVDGRVVRVREKPVPDHDQGWINGGFYVLHPSALDAISGPVMWEHEPLQSLSAEGQLAAYEHTGYWQCLDTWKDKKTLEREWETGRAPWKVWAG; this is encoded by the coding sequence ATGAAGGCCGTGATCCTCGCCGGGGGGGAGGGCGCGCGATTGTGGGAGGAGACCCGCAGTTGCCCGAAGCCGATGATCCCGATCGGTGACCAGCCGATCCTCTGGCACATCATGCAGATCTACGCCGCGCACGGGATCCGCGACTTCGTCATCTGCCTCGGCCGTCTCGGCAACGTGGTGCGCGACTACTTCCGCGACTACCGCCTCTACAATTCCGACGTCACCGTGCACACCGCGTCGGGCGCCATCGAGTACCACTCGGCGCCGCGCGACGACTGGCGGGTGACGCTGGTCGACACCGGCCTCGGCGCCACCACCGGCGAGCGCCTGGCGCGCATCCGGCCGTGGATCGCCGGCGACGACGCGTTCTGCATGACCTACGGCGACGGCGTCGCCGACATCGACGTCGCCCGCCTCGTCCGCTTCCATCGCGCGCACGGCCTGCGGGCGACCATGACCGCGGTCCGCCCCCTGCCCCGTTTCGGCATTCCGGACATCGTCGATGGACGCGTCGTGCGCGTGCGCGAGAAGCCGGTGCCCGACCACGATCAGGGATGGATCAACGGCGGGTTCTACGTCCTCCACCCGTCCGCTCTCGACGCCATCAGCGGACCCGTGATGTGGGAGCACGAGCCGCTGCAGTCGCTGTCGGCGGAGGGCCAGCTCGCCGCCTACGAGCACACCGGCTACTGGCAGTGCCTCGACACCTGGAAGGACAAGAAGACCCTCGAGCGGGAATGGGAAACCGGGCGGGCGCCGTGGAAGGTGTGGGCCGGTTGA
- a CDS encoding FAD-binding oxidoreductase: protein MGVGASPWERALARLRDALGADRVLEGAPAAAALRGRGLNPGSDPAPRYLLRPRTTEECRRAVAELAAVGASAWPIAALTTFWEPHRATIAVGIDTLGLRAPCRVDARERVGYFGAGIAIREADRLARAHGLCLLAYPDSDGGTSLGSLAAVGCTTGLGMGRVQPLDQVIGLTVVSRAGSVLRTGASWRLGHGGAAHGMPDATGLFLASQGEHGVITEVLLALAPAPYLAARWWAAPCGGADQLVGQLEGARRELDQGVVDSLRLETVAGGREAPRATEWFLRCWAADSPQVADDRCASAARRLGAGEARAWVESPAGRRGEPPDDDLRYSLPPGSHQQRTGTAGFLGIEVTVNWGDQLAPSLRILTDLFAALGDLGLGHRRLGIYPGPHVVAIGVQAMLSGGETTADAVREIMATAVEPLSALGAVPYRPGRLWRDVMVRRERDDPCAALVRRAAWSS from the coding sequence ATGGGGGTCGGCGCATCGCCCTGGGAGCGCGCGCTCGCTCGTCTGCGCGACGCCCTCGGCGCGGATCGCGTCCTCGAGGGCGCGCCCGCCGCGGCGGCGCTGCGCGGGCGCGGCCTCAACCCCGGCAGCGACCCCGCGCCGCGCTATCTGCTGCGGCCGCGGACCACCGAGGAGTGCCGCCGCGCCGTCGCGGAGCTCGCCGCGGTCGGCGCCAGCGCCTGGCCGATCGCGGCGCTGACCACGTTCTGGGAACCGCATCGGGCGACCATCGCGGTCGGCATCGACACCCTGGGGCTGCGCGCGCCCTGCCGCGTCGACGCGCGCGAGCGGGTCGGCTATTTCGGCGCCGGCATCGCGATCCGCGAGGCCGATCGCCTGGCGCGGGCGCACGGCCTCTGCCTGCTCGCCTACCCGGACAGCGACGGTGGCACCTCGCTCGGCTCGCTGGCGGCGGTCGGCTGCACGACCGGTCTGGGGATGGGCCGCGTCCAGCCGCTCGATCAGGTGATCGGGCTCACCGTCGTGTCGCGCGCCGGCAGCGTGCTGAGAACCGGCGCCTCCTGGCGCCTCGGCCACGGCGGCGCGGCGCACGGGATGCCGGATGCGACCGGCCTCTTCCTCGCCTCGCAGGGCGAGCACGGGGTGATCACCGAAGTGTTGCTGGCGCTGGCGCCGGCACCGTATCTCGCGGCGCGCTGGTGGGCGGCGCCGTGCGGCGGCGCCGACCAGCTCGTCGGCCAGCTCGAAGGCGCGCGGCGGGAGCTCGACCAGGGCGTCGTCGACAGCCTGCGTCTGGAGACGGTGGCGGGCGGCCGTGAAGCGCCACGGGCGACCGAGTGGTTTCTCCGCTGCTGGGCCGCGGACTCGCCGCAGGTGGCCGACGATCGCTGCGCCAGCGCGGCGCGCCGACTCGGCGCCGGCGAGGCCCGGGCCTGGGTGGAGTCGCCGGCCGGCCGCCGCGGCGAGCCGCCCGATGACGATCTCCGCTACTCGCTGCCGCCGGGCAGCCACCAGCAGCGCACCGGCACGGCGGGCTTCCTCGGCATCGAGGTGACGGTCAACTGGGGCGACCAGCTCGCGCCGTCGCTGCGCATCCTGACCGACCTGTTCGCGGCGCTCGGCGACCTCGGGCTCGGCCACCGCCGCCTCGGCATCTATCCGGGACCGCACGTGGTGGCGATCGGCGTGCAGGCGATGCTCTCCGGTGGCGAAACCACGGCCGATGCCGTACGCGAAATCATGGCCACCGCGGTGGAGCCCCTGAGCGCGCTCGGCGCCGTTCCCTACCGGCCGGGCCGCCTGTGGCGGGACGTCATGGTCCGACGGGAGCGGGACGACCCCTGCGCGGCGCTGGTGCGGCGCGCCGCGTGGTCGTCATGA